A single region of the Cynocephalus volans isolate mCynVol1 chromosome 12, mCynVol1.pri, whole genome shotgun sequence genome encodes:
- the BIK gene encoding bcl-2-interacting killer: protein MSEVRRLYSDLFLETLLYEPGPDLPTMEIPGMTGPPEEHFHALEEDFDPLEDFDLMTCIEGSDQVALRLACIGDEMDLRLRSPRLAQLPGMAMNSLALALTYNQTGVRGVLGSLIDGLSNLRENVIRFWRSQTPRTWSGEAPGLPLRHPALAQLNPKAPGPLEPAGSRCSLLVPQVLLPGLLLLLLLLLLLLPQ from the exons ATGTCTGAAGTAAGACGTCTCTACAGTGACCTCTTTCTTGAGACCCTCCTGTATGAGCCAGGCCCGGACCTTCCGACTATGGAGATCCCTGGCATGACTGGTCCCCCGGAGGAGCACTTTCACGCCCTGGAGGAGGACTTCGACCCCCTGGAGGACTTTGATCTCATGACGTGCATTGAGGGCAG TGACCAGGTGGCCCTGCGGCTGGCCTGCATTGGGGACGAGATGGACCTACGCCTCAGGAGCCCGCGCTTGGCCCAGCTGCCTGGGATGGCCATGAACAG CCTGGCTCTGGCTCTCACCTACAACCAGACAGGCGTCAGGGGTGTTCTTGGAAGTCTTATTGACGGTCTCAGCAACCTCAGGGAGAACGTAATAAGGTTCTGGAGATCCCAGACCCCCAGGACCTGG TCTGGTGAGGCACCTGGGCTTCCCCTTCGCCACCCTGCGCTCGCCCAGCTCAACCCCAAGGCCCCAGGGCCCCTGGAGCCTGCTGGCTCACGCTGCTCACTCTTGGTCCCGCAGGTGCTGCTgcctgggctgctgctgctgctgctgctgctgctgctcctgctgccccAGTGA